Proteins encoded within one genomic window of Sebastes fasciatus isolate fSebFas1 chromosome 18, fSebFas1.pri, whole genome shotgun sequence:
- the LOC141756541 gene encoding activator of 90 kDa heat shock protein ATPase homolog 1-like, whose amino-acid sequence MAKWGEGDPRWIVEKRADGTNVNNWHWTERDVSSWSSERLRQLLLEVRVEGPEGVCKLTEVNKLEGESSINNRRGKLFFFYEWQLRASWLGTSSIGVKYRGTVDVSNLSDENDMDDLDISASLCKDQPDTPLLGLMKKSGVQEVRKVLGKFVHQLKSEFSQGMILPTADQPELPQPPTQKNQIQTSKPPKSSTPKCSSGPAPKCSSSPAPCPTGVRISTCTFNLKETFQTSPDELYRTFISQEFVQVFTRSAAVVDGRRGGRFQMLDGNVSGEFTQLVPDQRIEMRWRFRTWPSEHYATVSLELEDRGDETELRMECRGVPAGEEDSTREGWTRFYFHAIKQTFGY is encoded by the exons ATGGCTAAATGGGGTGAAGGAGATCCTCGATGGATCGTTGAGAAGAGAGCTGATGGAACCAACGTCAACAACTGGCACTg GACGGAGCGTGACGTCAGCAGCTGGTCATCAGAGCGCCTCCGTCAGCTGCTGTTGGAGGTTCGGGTGGAGGGACCGGAGGGCGTCTGTAAGCTGACGGAGGTCAACAAGCTGGAAGGAGAATCCTCCATCAACAACCGCCGAGGaaaactcttcttcttctacgaGTGGCAGCTGAGGGCCAGCTGGCTGG GGACGTCCAGCATCGGTGTGAAGTACAGAGGAACTGTTGACGTGTCCAACCTGTCAGACGAGAACGACATGGACGACCTCGAT ATCTCAGCATCTCTGTGTAAAGACCAGCCTGACACGCCGCTCCTCGGCCTCATGAAGAAGAGCGGCGTTCAGGAGGTCCGGAAGGTTCTGGGCAAGTTCGTCCACCAGCTCAAATCAG AGTTCAGTCAGGGGATGATCCTTCCCACCGCCGACCAACCGGAGCTGCCTCAACCTCCGACCCAGAAGAACCAGATCCAGACCAGTAAACCTCCG AAAAGCTCCACCCCCAAGTGCTCCTCTGGCCCCGCCCCCAAGTGCTCTTCTAGCCCCGCCCCCTGCCCCACAGGTGTTCGGATCTCAACATGCACCTTTAATCTGAAGGAAACCTTTCAAACGTCTCCTGATGAGCTGTACAGGACCTTCATCAGCCAGGAG TTCGTGCAGGTGTTTACGCGCTCGGCAGCGGTGGTGGACGGTCGGCGAGGAGGGAGGTTCCAGATGTTGGATGGGAACGTTAGCGGAGAGTTCACACAGCTG GTACCGGACCAGAGGATCGAGATGAGGTGGCGGTTCAGGACGTGGCCCAGCG AGCACTACGCCACCGTCAGCCTGGAGCTGGAGGACCGAGGAGACGAGACGGAGCTGAGGATGGAGTGTCGAGGAGTCCCGGCGGGGGAGGAGGACTCCACCAGGGAGGGCTGGACTCGGTTCTACTTCCACGCCATCAAACAGACGTTCGGATACTGA
- the vipas39 gene encoding spermatogenesis-defective protein 39 homolog, whose protein sequence is MMKSKTDEEDYWNSSKFKAFTFDDEDDEFSKLKESKQAVNSIRRLVEEDDDEDDVEKVSWSGEPVGSIAWSVSETAASNQRTEREPAFPKINTDAATISKSHSGYSLSSLFKGKTKGGNFQSFTDSFSDSSVRLYAPELRKPKSEYKDYVSDWSPEETVQRMQQGKVVSLEKFRSLQDKLLLLDYAVAAHDGNVITAVLIYLKRTLSKEVLFRELESRQTALRHLIHYLTETRDQRLLLELLRAQGRTEDVALLQYKEHLNIADENKRRDFLKSCIGLPFSPEDSVHVQDHYTLLERQVIIEATDRQAERGGKVDIFQKFPRRASILNMPLTTTLYYCCFYHYTESEGTYSSPLNIRQTFKISEKQYFVTALAARAKLKAWLDVDALFTSRNWLGFTKKKSPLSFQRVVDILQKNSAPTQVLQDYVALVDDAELRISLAQKHKCHDIVINTYRDLKDRQQLLGYRGKVERGSAEERKIDELLKNTQIRWKN, encoded by the exons ATGATGAAGAGTAAAACAGACGAGGAAGACTACTGGAACAGCTCCAAGTTTAAAGCCTTCACCTTCGATGATGAAGACGACGAGTTCAGCAAG tTAAAAGAGTCGAAGCAGGCGGTGAACAGCATCCGCCGCCTGGTGGAGGAAGACGACGATGAAGACGATGTGGAGAAGGTCAGCTGGAGTGGAGAGCCTGTCGGGA GTATCGCCTGGTCAGTCAGTGAGACGGCTGCGTCCAATcagaggacagaaagagagcCCGCCTTCCCCAAAATCAACACCGACGCAGCAACGATCAGCAAGAGTCACTCAGGATACTCTCTGAGCTCTCTGTTCAAAG GAAAAACTAAAGGAGGAAACTTCCAGTCGTTCACTGACT cGTTCAGCGACTCGTCTGTCAGGCTCTACGCTCCAGAACTCCGAAAACCCAAATCTGAATACAAG GATTATGTCAGTGATTGGTCGCCTGAGGAAACGGTCCAGAGAATGCAGCAAGGAAAG GTTGTGTCTCTGGAGAAGTTTCGTTCTCTTCAGGACAAACTGCTGCTCCTGGATTACGCCGTCGCCGCACACGACGGAAACGTCATCACTGCc gttttaatttatttaaagagGACTCTGAGTAAAG AGGTTTTGTTTCGGGAGTTGGAGTCCAGACAGACGGCTCTGAGACATTTGATCCATTATCTGACTGAAACCAGAGACCagaggctgctgctggagctgctcag AGCTCAGGGCAGGACGGAGGACGTAGCG CTGCTGCAGTATAAAGAACACCTGAACATCgctgatgaaaacaagagaCGTGATTTCCTGAAGAGCTGCATCGG tCTTCCATTTTCTCCAGAAGATTCTGTTCATGTTCAGGATCACTACACTCTGCTGGAGAGACAAGTCATCATCGAG GCAACCGACCGACAGGCGGAGCGTGGAGGGAAGGTGGATATCTTCCAGAAGTTTCCCCGACGAGCTTCGATCCTCAACATGCCGCTGACCACAACACTGTACTACTGCTGCTTCTACCACTACACCGAGTCTGAG GGAACCTACAGCAGTCCGTTGAACATCCGTCAGACCTTCAAG atTTCGGAAAAGCAGTACTTTGTGACGGCGTTGGCGGCGCGGGCGAAGCTGAAGGCGTGGTTGGACGTTGACGCTTTGTTCACCAGCAGGAACTGGCTCGGCTTCACCAAGAAAAAATCACCGCTCAGCTTCCAACGAGTCGTCGACATCCTGCAGAAAAACTCCGCCCCCACACAG gtgctGCAGGACTACGTGGCGCTGGTTGATGACGCGGAGCTCAGGATCTCTTTGGCTCAGAAACATAAATGTCACGACATCGTCATCAAC ACGTACCGGGACCTGAAGGACCGGCAGCAGTTGCTAGGATACCGGGGGAAGGTGGAGAGAGGATCGGCGGAGGAGAGGAAGATCGACGAGCTGCTCAAAAACacg caAATCCGGTGGAAGAACTGA
- the gpr132b gene encoding putative G-protein coupled receptor 132b, which yields MHTLPETETLSPTNSTSLMACEPPYNDGRLPLVLLYCVVLAVGLPANLLTVYLTWLQVCRKNVLGVYLLSLSFCDLTYLGTLPLWTHYVSGGHCWPWSSVACKVTGYIFFNNMYISIFLLCCISCDRYVAVVYSVESRGLRRQRVAALIAVAILLVVALGHVPVFTMREGDAAEGDRRCFEPSQSNATVTGFNYARFVVGFLIPLLVLVVTNRSILANVQRSTGLRREQKERVRLLAVAVVALFLVCFAPYHIILLVRAVIYHFQLEDGTCLFERTMYTPYTISLGLSTVNSAVNPILYVLSSDNIRKELSRGLTQVCDRAHRRPRSDSSQNRIQPIRSSSELNVVTETERPHGGKPPGT from the coding sequence ATGCACACGCTTCCGGAGACGGAGACACTTTCTCCGACCAACAGCACTAGTTTGATGGCGTGCGAGCCGCCGTACAACGACGGCCGCCTGCCGCTCGTGCTGCTGTACTGCGTGGTGCTGGCTGTCGGACTGCCGGCTAACCTGCTGACCGTCTACCTCACCTGGCTGCAGGTGTGCAGGAAGAACGTGCTGGGCGTGTACCTGTTGAGCCTGTCGTTTTGTGACCTCACCTACCTGGGCACTCTGCCGCTGTGGACGCACTACGTCAGCGGCGGTCACTGCTGGCCGTGGAGCTCGGTCGCCTGCAAGGTAACGGGCTACATCTTCTTCAACAACATGTACATCAGCATCTTCCTGCTCTGCTGCATCTCCTGCGACCGATACGTCGCCGTGGTCTACAGCGTGGAGTCCCGCGGCCTCCGCCGGCAGCGCGTTGCCGCCCTCATCGCAGTCGCCATCCTGCTGGTGGTCGCCTTGGGTCACGTCCCCGTCTTCACCATGAGGGAGGGCGACGCCGCCGAGGGCGACCGCCGCTGCTTTGAGCCGAGTCAAAGCAACGCCACGGTGACGGGCTTCAACTACGCCCGCTTTGTCGTGGGCTTCCTGATCccgctgctggtgctggtggtgaCGAACCGCAGCATCCTCGCCAACGTGCAGCGCAGCACGGGGCTGCGGCGGGAACAGAAGGAGCGCGTTCGCTTGctggcggtggcggtggtggcGCTGTTCCTGGTCTGCTTCGCCCCGTACCACATCATCCTGCTGGTCCGGGCCGTCATCTACCACTTCCAGCTGGAGGACGGGACCTGTCTGTTCGAGAGGACCATGTACACGCCCTACACCATCTCTCTGGGTCTGTCCACCGTCAACAGCGCCGTCAACCCCATCCTCTACGTCCTGTCCAGCGACAACATCCGCAAAGAGCTGAGCCGAGGCCTCACGCAGGTCTGTGACCGAGCGCACCGGAGACCACGATCCGATAGCAGCCAGAACCGGATCCAGCCCATCAGGAGCTCCTCAGAGCTGAATGTGGTGACCGAGACCGAGAGACCCCACGGAGGAAAACCACCAGGGACCTGA
- the LOC141755965 gene encoding C-1-tetrahydrofolate synthase, cytoplasmic-like isoform X1, protein MLSLAALSLRLRVSGCQGGRRSMATVVSGNKTSKLVRERLQIEVEKMSSRFSGFRPGLVVLQVGDRDDSNLYISTKLKAAAQIGIDAKHLRLPKTTTQEEVLQRILSINENSSVHGLIVQLPLDSVNSMDTELITNAVSPEKDVDGLSCINAGKLSRGDLKDCFIPCTPNGCMELIRQTGVSVMGKHAVVIGRSKIVGAPMHDLLLWNHATVTTCHSKTPDLPEQVGRADILVVGMGRAEMVRGEWVKEGAVVIDCGINHIPDETKASGKRVVGDVHYASANQRAGFITPVPGGVGPMTVAMLMENTVQSAQRFLLKNQLRR, encoded by the exons atGTTATCCTTGGCCGCCCTCTCGCTGCGTCTCCGGGTCTCCGGTTGCCAAGGAGGCAGGCGCTCCATGGCAACTGTCGTCTCCGGCAACAAAACGTCCAA GTTGGTGAGGGAGCGGCTTCAGATTGAGGTGGAGAAGATGTCGAGTCGGTTCTCCGGGTTCAGACCTGGTCTGGTGGTCCTCCAG GTTGGAGACAGAGACGACTCTAATCTGTACATCAGCACCAAACTGAAGGCTGCAGCCCAG ATTGGAATCGATGCGAAACACCTGAGACTGCCGAAGACAACAACACAGGAGGAG GTCCTGCAGAGAATCCTGTCCATCAATGAGAACTCGTCTGTCCACGGTCTGATCGTCCAGCTTCCTCTGGACTCTGTGAACTCCATGGACACTGAACTCATCACCAACGCCGTCTCTCCAGAGAAAGACGTGGACGG tctGAGCTGTATTAATGCAGGGAAGTTGTCTCGAGGTGATCTGAAAGACTGTTTCATCCCCTGCACCCCCAACGGCTGCATGGAGctcatcagacagacag GCGTGTCTGTGATGGGGAAACACGCGGTTGTGATTGGTCGCAGTAAGATCGTCGGAGCACCGATGCATGACCTGCTGCTGTGGAACCACGCCACTGTgaccacctgtcactcaaagacCCCGGACCTACCTGAACAG GTGGGCCGGGCTGATATCCTGGTGGTGGGGATGGGCCGAGCGGAGATGGTGAGAGGAGAGTGGGTGAAGGAGGGAGCTGTGGTCATCGACTGTGGAATCAACCACATACCAG ATGAGACGAAGGCGAGTGGTAAACGGGTCGTCGGAGACGTCCACTAcgcctcagccaatcagagagcaggatTCATCACACCTGTTCCAGGAGGGGTGGGGCCGATGACAGTGGCCATGCTCATGGAG aaCACGGTGCAGAGCGCTCAGCGGTTCCTCCTGAAGAACCAGCTGAGGAGGTGA
- the LOC141755965 gene encoding C-1-tetrahydrofolate synthase, cytoplasmic-like isoform X2 encodes MYKVGDRDDSNLYISTKLKAAAQIGIDAKHLRLPKTTTQEEVLQRILSINENSSVHGLIVQLPLDSVNSMDTELITNAVSPEKDVDGLSCINAGKLSRGDLKDCFIPCTPNGCMELIRQTGVSVMGKHAVVIGRSKIVGAPMHDLLLWNHATVTTCHSKTPDLPEQVGRADILVVGMGRAEMVRGEWVKEGAVVIDCGINHIPDETKASGKRVVGDVHYASANQRAGFITPVPGGVGPMTVAMLMENTVQSAQRFLLKNQLRR; translated from the exons ATGTACAAA GTTGGAGACAGAGACGACTCTAATCTGTACATCAGCACCAAACTGAAGGCTGCAGCCCAG ATTGGAATCGATGCGAAACACCTGAGACTGCCGAAGACAACAACACAGGAGGAG GTCCTGCAGAGAATCCTGTCCATCAATGAGAACTCGTCTGTCCACGGTCTGATCGTCCAGCTTCCTCTGGACTCTGTGAACTCCATGGACACTGAACTCATCACCAACGCCGTCTCTCCAGAGAAAGACGTGGACGG tctGAGCTGTATTAATGCAGGGAAGTTGTCTCGAGGTGATCTGAAAGACTGTTTCATCCCCTGCACCCCCAACGGCTGCATGGAGctcatcagacagacag GCGTGTCTGTGATGGGGAAACACGCGGTTGTGATTGGTCGCAGTAAGATCGTCGGAGCACCGATGCATGACCTGCTGCTGTGGAACCACGCCACTGTgaccacctgtcactcaaagacCCCGGACCTACCTGAACAG GTGGGCCGGGCTGATATCCTGGTGGTGGGGATGGGCCGAGCGGAGATGGTGAGAGGAGAGTGGGTGAAGGAGGGAGCTGTGGTCATCGACTGTGGAATCAACCACATACCAG ATGAGACGAAGGCGAGTGGTAAACGGGTCGTCGGAGACGTCCACTAcgcctcagccaatcagagagcaggatTCATCACACCTGTTCCAGGAGGGGTGGGGCCGATGACAGTGGCCATGCTCATGGAG aaCACGGTGCAGAGCGCTCAGCGGTTCCTCCTGAAGAACCAGCTGAGGAGGTGA
- the LOC141755963 gene encoding uncharacterized protein LOC141755963 yields the protein MATQDGEDVQRAEKIVLKRKLTGPPRLLLGKTRTRSEGEDRPEARTNKMENSGGDESSPKHSAELTETANTDGVNVENARGCCEAAEEDDDITNRRRNRCKWWRRFSPAVVCNRKQKKDVDKGSAKQQSGVPVPPEGALQETDTEGKRRFNVRTWPTFKRFLTSSSAQRTHKHRRDGDGEHSLTFRKKVHSFFTKGQKSRSSGVALENIEDEMKSEEAPWSSVAQVDEPTDVHSDGTAGGPEVVTVTVEERAAESPDGTQVSVTEEDVTDAGGSETIQTDTNKVPDPPEVFIDQLSQSLQPSTNGPSIRIELFPPDDDEDEEEEECFSSENQNHHPHLLLLVGFDHSERQLAQTARSLVRAAMNAAVDQLTREQLSDADCVHREPPGCRDHA from the coding sequence ATGGCGACGCAGGACGGAGAGGACGTCCAGCGAGCGGAGAAAATCGTTTTAAAGAGGAAGCTGACGGGTCCTCCGAGGCTGCTGCTGGGAAAAACAAGGACCAGGAGTGAGGGCGAGGACAGACCCGAGGCTCGGACCAACAAGATGGAAAACTCCGGTGGAGACGAATCCTCGCCGAAACACTCGGCTGAGCTGACAGAAACCGCCAACACGGACGGAGTAAACGTCGAGAATGCCAGGGGGTGCTGTGAGGCCGCCGAggaggacgatgacatcacaaacaGAAGGCGAAACAGATGCAAGTGGTGGAGAAGATTCTCACCTGCTGTTGTTTGTAACAGGAAGCAGAAAAAGGACGTCGACAAAGGTTCGGCGAAGCAGCAAAGTGGCGTTCCGGTTCCACCAGAGGGGGCGCTGCAGGAAACAGACACTGAAGGGAAGAGGAGGTTTAACGTGAGGACGTGGCCGACGTTCAAAAGGTTCCTGACTTCGTCCAGCGCTCAACGAACTCACAAGCACAGGAGAGATGGCGATGGCGAGCACTCGCTGACCTTTCGGAAAAAAGTGCACTCGTTTTTCACCAAAGGACAAAAAAGCAGATCGTCCGGTGTCGCTCTGGAGAACATAGAGGACGAGATGAAGAGTGAGGAGGCTCCGTGGTCATCTGTAGCTCAGGTAGATGAACCTACCGACGTCCACAGCGACGGGACTGCGGGGGGTCCTGAGGTCGTCACGGTGACGGTGGAGGAACGAGCTGCAGAGAGTCCAGATGGAACTCAAGTCAGCGTCACAGAAGAGGACGTGACGGACGCTGGCGGGTCCGAGACGATCCAGACCGACACCAACAAGGTTCCTGATCCTCCAGAGGTCTTCATCGACCAGCTCTCACAGTCCCTTCAGCCGTCCACTAACGGACCCTCCATCCGGATCGAGCTGTTTCCCCCCGACGACgatgaagacgaggaggaagaggagtgttTCTCCTCAGAGAACCAGAaccaccacccccacctcctcctcctcgttggCTTCGACCACAGCGAGCGGCAGCTTGCTCAGACGGCTCGCTCTCTTGTCCGAGCCGCCATGAACGCCGCTGTGGATCAGCTGACCAGAGAACAGCTCAGCGACGCAGACTGCGTCCACAGAGAGCCGCCGGGCTGCAGAGATCACGCCTGA
- the zbtb25 gene encoding zinc finger and BTB domain-containing protein 25, with protein MEVSSHSLFLLQQLNVQREFGFLCDCTVAIGNVYFKAHRAVLAAFSNYFKMIFIHQSSECIKIQPTDIQPDVFSYLLHIMYTGMCPKQPVDQSRLQDGIKFLHAYQLCRKPGEGAADAAADMVRMSNLYGIQISSQLANKDAAGGPKTTAVSRGAPEDGRSSGRGGRSHSQLSLAVGLEGIPSDRQASGLRNVCSVASGDDSDISNRIKQERVEEEEGEDGEGEEGPGAGSPSQGSSPSQSLLFKDRGLVLLCPRCGERCSSPEDLREHLFSHALDPTRLMEGLSQGGELDAGVEEGPAGAQEQLDAGCLEEALRQSQALASQLAAELRRSRGGGGASSPTPAVLHSRKRKIACAVCSLRFSHKSQLQEHMYTHTGKPSRYHRYNRLCSQLFQASAHFCEGAAEPGGVGGASSGAAALSEEVNRDTQDNGSSCYSLDSEISQESVDGVPVE; from the exons ATGGAGGTGTCCTCTCacagcctcttcctgctgcagcagctcaaTGTTCAGAGAGAGTTCGGCTTCCTGTGTGACTGCACCGTCGCCATCGGAAACGTCTACTTCAAAGCCCACCGCGCCGTGCTCGCCGCCTTCTCCAACTACTTCAAGATGATCTTCATCCACCAGTCCAG tGAGTGTATAAAGATCCAGCCCACCGACATCCAGCCGGACGTCTTCAGCTACCTGCTGCACATCATGTACACCGGAATGTGTCCCAAGCAGCCGGTGGACCAGAGCCGCCTGCAGGACGGCATCAAGTTCCTTCACGCCTACCAGCTGTGCCGGAAACCCGGCGAGGGCGCCGCAGACGCCGCTGCCGACATGGTTCGCATGTCCAACCTTTACGGTATCCAGATCTCCTCCCAGCTGGCCAACAAGGACGCCGCCGGAGGCCCCAAGACCACAGCGGTGTCCCGCGGCGCCCCTGAGGACGGACGCTCCTCTGGCCGGGGCGGGCGCTCCCACTCTCAGCTGTCCCTCGCCGTCGGACTGGAGGGGATCCCGTCAGACCGCCAGGCCTCGGGGCTACGCAACGTCTGCTCCGTGGCGTCCGGAGACGACTCGGACATCTCGAATCGCATCAAGCAGGAGcgggtagaggaggaggagggtgaggacgGCGAGGGCGAGGAGGGTCCGGGGGCGGGGTCTCCGTCTCAGGGGAGCAGTCCCAGTCAGAGTCTCCTGTTCAAAGACCGAGGCCTGGTCCTGCTGTGTCCCCGCTGTGGAGAGCGCTGCTCGTCTCCGGAGGACCTGCGGGAGCACCTGTTCAGCCACGCCCTCGACCCCACCCGCCTGATGGAGGGGCTGTCGCAGGGCGGCGAGCTGGACGCCGGCGTGGAGGAGGGTCCGGCGGGGGCTCAGGAGCAGCTGGACGCAGGCTGTCTGGAGGAGGCGCTGAGACAGAGCCAGGCGCTCGCCAGCCAGCTGGCCGCCGAGCTGAGGAGGAGCcgggggggaggaggggcgAGCAGCCCGACGCCCGCCGTCCTGCACTCTCGGAAACGTAAGATCGCCTGCGCCGTCTGCAGCCTGCGCTTCTCCCACAAGagccagctgcaggagcacatgTACACCCACACGGGCAAGCCGTCCCGCTACCACCGCTACAACCGCCTCTGCAGCCAGCTCTTCCAGGCCTCCGCCCACTTCTGCGAGGGCGCCGCGGAGCCCGGGGGAGTGGGCGGGGCCTCGTCCGGCGCCGCCGCGCTCTCCGAGGAGGTCAACAGGGACACTCAGGACAACGGCAGCTCCTGCTACTCCCTGGACTCTGAGATCTCCCAGGAGAGCGTGGACGGCGTACCTGTggagtga